A single Loxodonta africana isolate mLoxAfr1 chromosome 12, mLoxAfr1.hap2, whole genome shotgun sequence DNA region contains:
- the LOC100660131 gene encoding large ribosomal subunit protein uL24-like translates to MKFNPFVTSDRSKNRKRHFNAPSHIRRKIMSSPLSKELRQKYNVRSMPIRKDDEVQVVRGHYKGQQIGKVVQVYRKKYVIYIERVQRDKANGTTVHVGIHPSKPWVAQTVKLLTAQK, encoded by the coding sequence ATGAAGTTCAATCCCTTTGTGACTTCTGACCGGAGCAAAAACCGCAAAAGGCATTTCAATGCACCTTCCCACATTCGCAGGAAGATTATGTCTTCCCCTCTTTCCAAGGAGCTGAGACAGAAATACAATGTTCGGTCCATGCCCATCCGAAAGGATGATGAAGTTCAGGTTGTGCGAGGACACTACAAAGGTCAGCAAATTGGCAAAGTAGTCCAGGTTTATAGGAAGAAATATGTCATCTACATCGAACGGGTGCAGCGAGATAAAGCTAATGGCACAACTGTCCACGTGGGCATTCACCCCAGcaagccctgggtggcacaaacagttaagctcttgacaGCCCAGAAGTAA